The genomic interval TGGGTGTCGCCCACCGACAGATAGCCCTGATCCCACAGCGGATGGTACTTTAGCCCGTGTTTTTGCAAATACTGATACACCGTCCGGTTATCCCAGTCGATAATCGGCAGCACTTTAAATACCCCGCGCTGCACCGCCAGCACCGGTAAGGTCGCCCGGCTGCCGGACTGCTCGCGGCGCAGGCCCGCAAACCACGTCTGCGCATTAAGCTCTTTCAGCGCCCGGTTCATTGGCTCAACTTTGTTGATCTCATTATATTTCTCAATGCCCTCAACGCCCTGCTCCCACAGCTTGCCGTAGCGCGCCTCCTGCCAGGCCGCGCTTTCCGTCGCGCGGTAAACTTTGAGGTTCAGCTTGAGCCTGTCCGTCAGCTCGTCAATAAACTGGTAGGTTTCCGGGAACAGGTAGCCGGTATCGGTGAGGATCACCGGAATGTCCGGACGGATCTGATTCACCAGATGCAGGCTGACCGCCGCCTGAATACCAAAGCTCGACGAGAGCACATAGTCTCCCGGCAGGTTTTCCAGCGCCCACGCCACGCGCCCTTCGGCGTCCAGCTTTTCAAGGTGGGCATTGGTTTCTGCCAGCGCCAGAATGCGTTCGACTTTTGGCAGGTCATTAAGGGCGTTTAGATCGAGTACGGACATAATTACCTCTCGTGGTTACTCCCAGAAATCCCTTGCGGGATCGAGCACCGGGCGAATGATGCCCGCACGCACCGTAAAGTCGCCGAAGCCTTCACCCGCTTCGCGCTCTTTCGCCCAGCGCCCGACAAGCTCGTCGATGGAATCAAGAATTTCCGGTTCCGTAATATTTTCACGGTACATACGCGGAATGCGCGTCCCCATACGGTTGCCGCCAAGGTGCACGTTGTAACGGCCCGGCGCTTTGCCTACCAGACCCAGCTCGGCTAGCATCGCGCGACCGCAGCCGTTCGGGCAGCCGGTGACGCGCATAACAATATGCTCGTCCGGAATACCGTGTTTTTCCAGAATCGCTTCTACCTTGTCAGTGAATGACGGCAGGAAACGTTCCGCTTCGGCCATCGCCAGCGGACAGGTCGGGAACGACACGCAGGCCATCGAGTTTTCACGCTGCGGCTTAACCGCATCCATTAACCCGTGATCGCGCGCCAGCTTCTCGATCTTCGCCTTCTGGCTCTCCGGCACGCCGGCAATAATCAGGTTCTGGTTAGCGGTAATGCGGAACTCGCCTTTATGGATCTTAGCAATTTCCAGCAGACCGGTTTTCAGCGGACGGCCCGGATAATCCAGAATACGGCCGTTTTCGATAAACAGCGTCAGGTGCCATTTATTGTCGATACCTTTCACCCAGCCAATACGATCGCCGCGACCGGTGAATTCGTAAGGGCGGATCGGCTCAAATTTGATCCCCGCCCGACGCTCTACTTCCTCTTTGAACGTCTCCACGCCCACGCGCTCCAGGGTGTATTTGGTTTTCGCGTTTTTACGATCGGTGCGGTTGCCCCAGTCGCGCTGGGTGGTTACTACCGCTTCCGCCACGGCCAGCGTGTGCTCCAGCGGCAGGAAGCCGAACTCGCTCGCTGTGCGGGCGTAAGTTTTCTTGTTGCCGTGCTCAATGGACAGGCCGCCGCCCACCAGCAGGTTAAAGCCAATCAGCTTGCCGTTTTCGGCAATCGCCACGAAGTTCATGTCGTTGGCGTGCAGATCGATATCGTTCTGCGGTGGGATCACGACCGTGGTTTTAAACTTACGCGGCAGATAGGTCTGGCCGAGGATCGGTTCTTCATCCGTGGTCGCGACTTTTTCCTGATCGAGCCAAATCTCCGCATAGGCGCGCGTGCGCGGCAGCAGGTGCTCAGAGATCTTCTTCGCCCACTCATAGGCTTCGGCGTGCAGCTCGGACTCATACGGGTTCGAGGTGCAAAGCACGTTACGGTTCATGTCGTTGGCGGTCGCCAGCGCGTCCAGCCCGACGGAGTGCAGCATCTGATGCACCGGCTTGACGTTCTTCTTCAGAATGCCGTGGAACTGGAAGGTCTGACGGTTGGTCAGGCGGATGCTGCCGTAGATCGTGTTTTCACCCGCAAACTTGTCGATGGCCTGCCACTGTTTGGTGGTGATCACCC from Enterobacter sp. JBIWA008 carries:
- the cysI gene encoding assimilatory sulfite reductase (NADPH) hemoprotein subunit; the protein is MSEKHPGPLVVEGKLTDAERMKLESNYLRGTIAEDLNDGLTGGFKGDNFLLIRFHGMYQQDDRDIRAERAEQKLEPRHAMLLRCRLPGGVITTKQWQAIDKFAGENTIYGSIRLTNRQTFQFHGILKKNVKPVHQMLHSVGLDALATANDMNRNVLCTSNPYESELHAEAYEWAKKISEHLLPRTRAYAEIWLDQEKVATTDEEPILGQTYLPRKFKTTVVIPPQNDIDLHANDMNFVAIAENGKLIGFNLLVGGGLSIEHGNKKTYARTASEFGFLPLEHTLAVAEAVVTTQRDWGNRTDRKNAKTKYTLERVGVETFKEEVERRAGIKFEPIRPYEFTGRGDRIGWVKGIDNKWHLTLFIENGRILDYPGRPLKTGLLEIAKIHKGEFRITANQNLIIAGVPESQKAKIEKLARDHGLMDAVKPQRENSMACVSFPTCPLAMAEAERFLPSFTDKVEAILEKHGIPDEHIVMRVTGCPNGCGRAMLAELGLVGKAPGRYNVHLGGNRMGTRIPRMYRENITEPEILDSIDELVGRWAKEREAGEGFGDFTVRAGIIRPVLDPARDFWE
- the cysH gene encoding phosphoadenosine phosphosulfate reductase, with protein sequence MSVLDLNALNDLPKVERILALAETNAHLEKLDAEGRVAWALENLPGDYVLSSSFGIQAAVSLHLVNQIRPDIPVILTDTGYLFPETYQFIDELTDRLKLNLKVYRATESAAWQEARYGKLWEQGVEGIEKYNEINKVEPMNRALKELNAQTWFAGLRREQSGSRATLPVLAVQRGVFKVLPIIDWDNRTVYQYLQKHGLKYHPLWDQGYLSVGDTHTTRKWEPGMAEEETRFFGLKRECGLHEG